Proteins from a genomic interval of Capsicum annuum cultivar UCD-10X-F1 chromosome 4, UCD10Xv1.1, whole genome shotgun sequence:
- the LOC107869162 gene encoding uncharacterized protein LOC107869162 produces MDGRDRVIRRRKSLIERLGLKGIGCCGSTWGIMSSTTFNVVNDENNDVDVMSHHIHTPSETPTACLAVGGGSSGMNLAAALAAERHFRDSNEVDNILGLRPNSDSGSGPLRPHEGHFRDTEVDNISSLRPSPDSSSGPLRLDEGHFRDNEVDNISSLRPVLDSGSGLLRPDEGVPRTPRRMSLMRLLEETEVYEGELLKEEEGGGVGVGVGVGSDSVCCVCMVRRKGAAFIPCGHTFCRVCSRELWVNRGCCPLCNRSILEILDIY; encoded by the coding sequence ATGGACGGTCGTGATCGAGTTATAAGGCGAAGAAAGAGTTTGATTGAACGGCTAGGATTAAAAGGTATAGGATGTTGTGGGTCCACTTGGGGTATCATGTCATCAACAACATTTAATGTCGTCAATGACGAAAACAATGATGTGGATGTGATGAGTCATCACATCCACACACCGTCAGAAACACCTACGGCGTGTTTGGCGGTGGGAGGAGGAAGTTCTGGGATGAACTTGGCGGCTGCATTGGCCGCCGAACGCCACTTCAGAGACAGCAATGAAGTCGACAACATTTTAGGCTTGAGGCCCAACTCAGACTCAGGTTCGGGCCCATTGAGGCCCCATGAAGGCCACTTCAGAGACACTGAAGTGGACAATATTTCAAGCTTGAGACCTAGCCCAGACTCAAGTTCAGGCCCATTGAGGCTTGATGAAGGCCACTTTAGAGACAATGAAGTGGACAACATTTCGAGCTTGAGACCAGTATTAGACTCAGGTTCGGGCCTATTAAGGCCCGATGAAGGTGTCCCGAGGACACCAAGGAGAATGTCATTGATGAGGTTGTTAGAGGAGACAGAAGTTTATGAAGGAGAATTATTGAAGGAGGAGgaggggggtggggtgggggtgggggtgggggtgggtagTGATAGTGTGTGTTGTGTGTGCATGGTAAGGAGAAAAGGAGCAGCATTTATACCATGTGGTCACACATTTTGCAGGGTGTGTTCAAGAGAACTTTGGGTAAATCGAGGTTGTTGTCCACTTTGTAATAGATCCATTCTTGAAATTCTAGACATTTActaa